One Pseudomonas rhizophila DNA window includes the following coding sequences:
- a CDS encoding alpha/beta hydrolase, whose protein sequence is MNVLSTLKAKLLRAFAKRMKAKFTYDAAQYPLRLFEEKLIPTAWGPARALFYWPQAPSSEPLPVYLNLHGGGFVAGVPEHDDSYCRRLAHNLGCLVVNLDYVLAPEFPFPAGLRQSFAVLEWLAEQAATLGIDPQRIAVGGHSAGGNLATGVANLAREHQRLRVVHQVIDYAAVDLAADPELKRSTSDKPLLGPGLMRFFNRCYLSDPAHARDPLASPLLATVEQLQGMPPATVITAEYDILLAEGQAYAQKLRQTGVAVTERMFTGCDHMFTHLGPAASAQQAWQLIEDSLREAFSSRLH, encoded by the coding sequence ATGAACGTGTTGTCGACTCTCAAGGCCAAGCTGCTGCGTGCCTTTGCCAAGCGCATGAAAGCCAAGTTCACCTATGACGCGGCGCAGTATCCGTTGCGCCTGTTCGAGGAGAAGCTCATCCCCACGGCGTGGGGCCCGGCACGGGCCTTGTTCTATTGGCCCCAGGCGCCGTCCAGCGAACCTTTGCCCGTGTACCTGAACCTGCATGGCGGCGGTTTTGTGGCCGGGGTGCCGGAGCATGACGACAGCTATTGCCGGCGGTTGGCCCACAACCTGGGTTGCCTGGTGGTCAATCTGGATTATGTCCTGGCCCCCGAGTTTCCCTTTCCCGCCGGCTTGCGACAGAGCTTCGCGGTGCTTGAGTGGCTGGCCGAACAGGCCGCGACCCTGGGCATCGACCCACAACGCATCGCAGTCGGTGGGCACAGTGCGGGCGGTAACCTGGCCACCGGCGTGGCCAATCTGGCGCGGGAGCACCAACGGCTGCGGGTGGTGCATCAGGTCATCGACTATGCGGCCGTGGACTTAGCCGCGGATCCGGAACTCAAGCGCTCGACCTCTGACAAACCCTTGCTCGGCCCGGGCCTGATGCGCTTCTTCAATCGCTGTTACCTGAGCGATCCGGCGCATGCCCGCGACCCTCTGGCATCACCGTTACTGGCGACGGTCGAACAATTGCAGGGCATGCCCCCCGCGACGGTGATCACTGCCGAGTACGATATCCTGCTCGCCGAGGGGCAGGCCTACGCGCAGAAACTGCGTCAGACCGGTGTGGCGGTGACCGAGAGAATGTTTACCGGGTGCGACCATATGTTCACTCACCTGGGACCGGCTGCTTCGGCACAGCAGGCGTGGCAGCTCATCGAAGACTCCCTGCGCGAGGCGTTTTCGAGCAGGCTGCACTAA
- a CDS encoding TetR/AcrR family transcriptional regulator has product MPETVMPETTALPTRRGRPPVRSRQEQMASLLDAAAQALGSGNFANVTMDAIARAAGISKKTLYLLVPSKEALLSQLVARDLSTLELLLESGIDCAEDLLSELRMYLTLWARLTLSPLALGLYLLAAQGRETAPGLARIWYQEGAARCLSLLRGWLGKAAGKGLLAHEDVESAVELIDSLLISQPLKLFTLGVQQAWSDEQIEQRVEVTLGLFGRCFIHRSSTP; this is encoded by the coding sequence ATGCCTGAAACCGTAATGCCTGAAACCACTGCGCTGCCCACCCGGCGCGGTCGTCCGCCGGTGCGCAGCCGTCAGGAGCAGATGGCCTCGCTGTTGGATGCGGCGGCGCAGGCGCTTGGCAGCGGCAATTTTGCCAACGTCACCATGGATGCCATCGCCCGCGCCGCCGGGATCTCCAAGAAGACCCTGTACCTGTTGGTGCCGAGCAAGGAAGCGTTGCTCTCGCAACTGGTGGCCAGGGACTTGTCCACCCTTGAACTGCTGTTGGAAAGCGGCATCGACTGCGCCGAGGACCTGCTCAGCGAGTTGCGCATGTACCTGACGTTATGGGCGCGCCTGACCCTGTCGCCGTTGGCGCTGGGGCTCTACCTGTTGGCTGCCCAGGGACGCGAAACGGCACCGGGTCTTGCCAGGATCTGGTATCAGGAAGGTGCCGCGCGCTGCCTGAGCTTGTTGCGCGGCTGGCTGGGCAAGGCCGCCGGCAAGGGATTGTTGGCACACGAAGATGTCGAGTCAGCGGTGGAGCTGATCGACTCGCTGTTGATTTCCCAGCCGCTCAAGCTGTTCACCCTGGGGGTCCAACAGGCCTGGTCCGACGAGCAGATCGAGCAGCGGGTCGAGGTGACCTTGGGCCTGTTCGGCCGCTGCTTTATCCATCGATCATCTACGCCATAA